In Streptomyces nojiriensis, one genomic interval encodes:
- a CDS encoding IucA/IucC family protein → MAEHPQPASPGAPGAPAEPLPAAAAATAPTGAGAGTGLGATATVPRQKDGTPRPRSGWTSPLRLEPTTLPDLLNHPDPAVAAEAAAVENLLRCWVRESGVGRPDGPVGTPLRIPLPASGTALLVPVRHWSHAGWHRFGAVRLEGTTASAPSLDAVTIAALIAREGTSGGRGAADLVGRVADSVRRTTEFIADRRERPTAPDPVGGDRFLTAEQALLLGHPLQPDPKSREGLSEAEVRRYSPELHGSFPLHWFAVEPAALASESAWTESGRPVSAPQLLGRLAPGLPLPHGTTPLPLHPWQARDLLQRPAVTALRDAGLLHDLGPHGEPWYPTSSVRTVHRPGAPAMLKLSLGLRITNSRRENLRKELHRGVEVHRLLRTGLAEQWQASHPAFDIVRDPAWVAVDAPDGTPVPGLDALLRHNPFRSGDDPVCIAALTAPRPWPGRTTMSSRLAELVTGLATATGHTTSAVAAEWFLRYLDHVVLPVLAFDALAGIALEAHQQNTLVLLDPAGWPIGGRYRDNQGYYFRESRRAELEHRLPGIGSASDTFVSDAVTDERFAYYLGINNVLGLIGAFGSQRLADERVLLAAFRRFLAKAAGLGPLPARLLDSPTLRCKANLLTRLGGLDELVGPVDTQSVYVTITNPLHD, encoded by the coding sequence ATGGCCGAGCACCCGCAGCCTGCGTCGCCGGGCGCACCCGGAGCACCGGCCGAGCCGCTCCCCGCGGCGGCTGCGGCTACGGCCCCCACCGGGGCCGGGGCCGGGACCGGCCTCGGGGCCACGGCCACGGTGCCGCGGCAGAAGGACGGCACGCCCCGGCCCCGTTCCGGCTGGACGAGCCCCCTCCGGCTGGAGCCGACCACACTGCCCGACCTCCTCAACCACCCCGACCCGGCCGTCGCCGCCGAGGCCGCGGCGGTGGAGAACCTGCTCCGCTGCTGGGTCCGCGAATCCGGTGTCGGCCGCCCCGACGGGCCCGTCGGAACCCCCCTGCGCATCCCCCTTCCCGCCTCCGGCACCGCCCTGCTCGTCCCGGTCCGCCACTGGTCCCACGCCGGCTGGCACCGATTCGGTGCGGTCCGGCTCGAAGGCACGACCGCCTCCGCGCCCTCCCTCGACGCCGTCACCATCGCCGCGCTCATCGCCCGTGAGGGCACGAGCGGCGGCCGGGGCGCCGCCGACCTCGTCGGCCGGGTCGCCGACTCGGTGCGCCGCACCACCGAGTTCATCGCCGACCGGCGGGAACGCCCCACCGCCCCGGATCCCGTCGGCGGGGACCGCTTCCTCACCGCCGAACAGGCGCTCCTCCTCGGCCACCCCCTCCAGCCCGACCCGAAGAGCCGCGAAGGACTCTCCGAGGCCGAGGTACGCCGCTACTCACCCGAACTCCACGGCTCCTTCCCCCTGCACTGGTTCGCGGTCGAACCCGCGGCCCTCGCCAGCGAATCGGCCTGGACCGAGAGCGGCCGCCCCGTCTCCGCCCCACAGCTCCTCGGCAGACTCGCCCCCGGGCTCCCGCTGCCCCACGGCACCACCCCCCTTCCCCTGCACCCCTGGCAGGCCCGCGACCTGCTCCAACGCCCCGCCGTCACCGCCCTCCGTGACGCGGGACTTCTGCACGACCTGGGCCCGCACGGCGAGCCCTGGTACCCCACCTCCTCCGTCCGCACCGTCCACCGGCCGGGCGCCCCCGCGATGCTCAAGCTCTCCCTGGGCCTGCGCATCACCAACTCCCGCCGCGAGAACCTCCGCAAGGAACTCCACCGCGGCGTCGAGGTACACCGGCTGCTCCGCACCGGCCTCGCCGAGCAGTGGCAGGCGTCCCACCCCGCCTTCGACATCGTCCGCGACCCCGCCTGGGTCGCCGTGGACGCCCCGGACGGAACCCCCGTGCCCGGACTCGACGCCCTGCTGCGCCACAACCCCTTCCGTTCGGGCGACGACCCCGTCTGCATCGCCGCACTCACCGCTCCCCGCCCGTGGCCCGGCCGGACCACCATGAGCTCCCGCCTCGCCGAACTCGTCACCGGGCTCGCCACCGCCACCGGCCACACCACGTCCGCCGTCGCCGCCGAGTGGTTCCTGCGCTACCTCGACCACGTGGTGCTGCCGGTCCTCGCCTTCGACGCGCTCGCCGGCATCGCCCTCGAAGCGCACCAGCAGAACACCCTGGTGCTCCTCGACCCGGCCGGCTGGCCGATCGGCGGCCGCTACCGCGACAACCAGGGCTACTACTTCCGTGAATCCCGCCGCGCGGAACTGGAACACCGGCTCCCCGGCATCGGAAGCGCCAGTGACACCTTCGTGTCCGACGCCGTCACCGACGAACGCTTCGCCTACTACCTCGGCATCAACAACGTGCTCGGTCTCATCGGCGCCTTCGGATCCCAGCGGCTCGCGGACGAACGGGTCCTCCTCGCCGCCTTCCGCCGCTTCCTCGCCAAGGCCGCGGGCCTCGGCCCGCTCCCCGCACGGCTGCTCGACTCGCCCACCCTGCGCTGCAAGGCGAATCTGCTCACCCGCCTGGGCGGTCTCGACGAGCTGGTCGGCCCCGTCGACACCCAGTCCGTCTACGTCACCATCACCAACCCCCTTCACGATTGA
- a CDS encoding GNAT family N-acetyltransferase, with amino-acid sequence MPSTHMSAPAPAARSAHDARTAAGVVEAVGGGLAQRLNAALLPLLAEADLLDSPAIWGSVTTPAGAFRLEPVRPGRDLELLTGWMNDPEVAAYWELAGPAAVTAAHLRAQLDGDGRSIPCLGLLDGTPMSYWEIYRADLDPLSGHYPARPHDTGIHLLIGDGTNRGRGLGTALLRAVADLVLGNRPRCTRVVAEPDIRNTPSVSAFLNSGFRCSAEIDLPEKRAALMIRERVLRNLL; translated from the coding sequence ATGCCCTCCACCCACATGTCAGCCCCGGCCCCGGCCGCCCGATCCGCCCACGACGCCCGCACCGCCGCCGGCGTCGTCGAAGCCGTCGGCGGAGGGCTCGCGCAACGGCTCAACGCGGCACTGCTGCCGCTGCTCGCCGAGGCCGACCTGCTCGATTCCCCCGCCATCTGGGGCAGCGTCACCACGCCCGCCGGAGCCTTCCGCCTCGAACCCGTGCGGCCCGGCCGTGACCTGGAGCTGCTCACCGGCTGGATGAACGATCCCGAGGTGGCGGCCTACTGGGAGCTCGCGGGCCCCGCCGCGGTCACGGCCGCGCACCTGCGGGCCCAGCTCGACGGGGACGGCCGCAGCATCCCCTGCCTCGGCCTCCTCGACGGCACGCCGATGAGTTACTGGGAGATCTACCGGGCCGACCTCGACCCGCTCTCCGGGCACTACCCGGCGCGCCCCCACGACACGGGTATCCACCTGCTCATCGGAGACGGCACGAACCGCGGCCGCGGACTGGGAACAGCCCTGCTGCGTGCCGTCGCCGACCTGGTCCTCGGCAACCGTCCCCGCTGCACACGCGTCGTCGCGGAACCGGACATCCGCAACACCCCCTCCGTATCAGCCTTCCTGAACTCCGGCTTCCGCTGCTCCGCGGAAATCGACCTTCCCGAGAAGCGGGCCGCCCTGATGATCCGGGAGCGAGTGCTGCGCAATCTCCTCTGA